CGCGACGCGCTTGAGACCCGTCACGCCCGTACCGAGATGGAACGACTCTTCGCGAAGCATCGGACCCATGCTGCGGGAGAGCGGTGAAAAACCGCTGTGCGAGAGCATCTGCAGCTGGTACTTGCCGTCGCGGTCCATGTAGTTCTGATAGGCGAACAGGTCGAGCCAGTGCTTGACCGGCGTGTTGAACGCGTTGAGCAGACGCGTGCCTTGATCGGCGCGGCGCTGGAGCATCTTCTCCGCTTCGATGCGCCCGTCGTTGCCGAAATGGTTGATGAGCAGATGGCACATCTGATAGCCGTGGCGCGTCTCTTCGATGAAGACGCGGCAGATCGAGTAGAGGTCGTATTCCGACGGTGCCTCGCGCAGCAGCAGCTTCTGCTGCTCGTTCGAAGCGAATTCGGTGTCGCCTTGATAGATTATCATGTTGAGGACCGCGTCGCGCATGCGCTGGTCGGGGATCTCGAGCACCTTTTCCCACTTGCGGCCACCGGCGAACTCACCGAACTCGATCTCGTCGCTCTTGAGCTCGCCGTACTTCGCCTCGAGCTGGTAACCGCCGAGGACGCGCTCGAAGACCTCGGGGTCGACATCGATCTCTTTCTGCCACTGCCGGCAGACCTCGACCCAGTCTTCGAAAGTCCGAATCCGCGCCATCGCTAGGAGCCTCCGCTAGTTTGTGTTAATATTCTCACGACCGTCTCGATTTCGACACACGGTATTCTACCAGGTTCGCCGACATGACGCAACGTCCCGCCCGCATAGCAAAACGCCCGCCGAGCATGACCGCGCTGCGTCCGCGTTCGATGCTCTTCACGCTTTTCGGCGACTACGCGCATCCGCGCAGGCGCGACGTGCCGCTCGCCGGGCTCGTCCACGCCGGCGGGGCGCTCGGGCTTTCGGAAGCCGCGGTTCGCTCGGCGGTCGCACGCCTCGCTCGGGAGGGGTGGATCGCCTCTCGGCGCGATGGCGGGCGCTCGCGCTACGGCCTATCCGCTTCCGGCCGAAGTCTCATCGAGGAAGGGACCGAGCGCATCTACGAGCGTCGAAGCCGTGCGTGGGATGGGGCGTGGTGCATGCTCACGTACACGATTCCCGAGTCGAAGCGCGCCGAGCGCGACCGCATCCGCAGGCAGCTCGCATGGCTCGGCTTCGGCGCGATGGGCGGCGGCACGTACGTGAGCGCGCGCGACGTCGCGCCGGAGACGATCGCGCTGCTACGGAAGCGCGGCGTCCACTCATACGCACGCGTGTTCTCGGCCAAGCTCGTCGGCCCGGGAGAGCAGGCCGATCTCGTCGGCCAATGCTGGGATCTCAAGGACGTCGCCGCGCGCTACGACGCGTTCGTGCAGCACTACGAGCCGCTCTACAAGCGCGATGCAAAGCTTGCGCGAAAAGGCGACCTCGAGGACTCTCAAGCTTTCGTCACGCGCTTCGCGCTGACGCACGACTTCCGCCGCTTCCCCTTCATCGATCCCGACCTTCCGCCGCGGCTGCTGCCCGCGAGATGGCCCGGCACGCGCGCCCGAGCGATCTTCGGAGCCCACAATCGCTTGCTCCGAGCCGGCGCCTTCCGTTTCTTCGATGCGATCGCGCGGCCCGACTTTGTCTGACGTCGAACGGCTCGCGCCGGATGTGTGGCGCATCGATCTGCCGCTGCCTTTCCGGCTGCGGAGCATCAATGTCTATCTCGTGCAAGGCAAAGACGGTTGGGCGCTCGTCGACACAGGCATCGACACGCCGGATTCACGCACCGCGTTCTCCGCAGCGCTCGAAACGATCGGCGTCGATCCGGCCGCGATCCGCGACGTCTACGTGACG
The Candidatus Eremiobacteraceae bacterium genome window above contains:
- a CDS encoding PaaX family transcriptional regulator C-terminal domain-containing protein encodes the protein MTALRPRSMLFTLFGDYAHPRRRDVPLAGLVHAGGALGLSEAAVRSAVARLAREGWIASRRDGGRSRYGLSASGRSLIEEGTERIYERRSRAWDGAWCMLTYTIPESKRAERDRIRRQLAWLGFGAMGGGTYVSARDVAPETIALLRKRGVHSYARVFSAKLVGPGEQADLVGQCWDLKDVAARYDAFVQHYEPLYKRDAKLARKGDLEDSQAFVTRFALTHDFRRFPFIDPDLPPRLLPARWPGTRARAIFGAHNRLLRAGAFRFFDAIARPDFV
- a CDS encoding Phenylacetic acid catabolic protein, coding for MARIRTFEDWVEVCRQWQKEIDVDPEVFERVLGGYQLEAKYGELKSDEIEFGEFAGGRKWEKVLEIPDQRMRDAVLNMIIYQGDTEFASNEQQKLLLREAPSEYDLYSICRVFIEETRHGYQMCHLLINHFGNDGRIEAEKMLQRRADQGTRLLNAFNTPVKHWLDLFAYQNYMDRDGKYQLQMLSHSGFSPLSRSMGPMLREESFHLGTGVTGLKRVAKAGVIPIDIQQKFHNKWLSGSLDLFGNDHSSSAVWAYLWGIKGRPEEDKEKSPANVELLNDYARRGYYEECRKILDQINTIIPGEEKLYMPDIRFNRKIGEFAGKRHAVDGRILDSDEYEKHIAAVLPGPDDEAALAEIMKRNDWVAPKAA